In Scheffersomyces stipitis CBS 6054 chromosome 7, complete sequence, the DNA window TGCTTAGCGTCAGGATGTTCTATGGAGACACACTGAGGGAAATCGATGACTACAAAGTCGAACTCGTGCTTGGAAGCTTCAGAGTCGTCTCGGATGATTATGTTGAACTCATTGAAGTCACAGTGGATCAACCCATGGTTAGCCAACTTGACGATGAAGTTCATCAACTCAGAGTACAACTTCCTGTAGTCTCTATGTTTTCGCAAGTGTTTCATAGGAATTCCCTTGATCCACTCCATTAACACACAGTGTCTGGACGAATCAAACGGCTCGGGAACATTGAACCCGTTGTTATACAATACTACCATAAATTCGTGTTCCTTCTCGGCAGCAAGACGAGACAAGTACATCCAGTTGGAAGTCAGCTTATTTTTCAAGTAGTCACGGTTGTTTTTGACAGTTTTGAAGGATGTTCTACCCAAACGGTGAATCTTCATCACCTTCTGAACTCCTTGTGGATCACTGACAGAATAGATATCCGATTCTTTACCTACACCAATAGTAGTTCCTACAGAGTACACAGTTTGTCTGTTAAGCATGGATTTGAGAGCCAAGTAGTCGTAACCAGAGTAAGTCAATCGGAACCCGTCGTATTTGGCGTTCCTTAACCGGTTGACtaatttcaatttggctAGGTCCCCAATGGCCCTGTTGGTGCCTGAGGGAGACTTCAACCCTCCTATAGAATGAATCAAGGTGGTAGGAACCAACTCGTGATTTCTCGAGCCAATTTCCAcagcttgaagaactttGAAATCGTCAGAGGTCAAATACCTCATATGAGAAGTATCAAGCTTCATGTTGTTGTAGTTATTGCTGCTATTTCTGTAGGTATTGGTGCAGAAAGACTGGAAATCACAAACTaatttttttcagccaTCTCTGCGCTCCTGGGAAGTGCTACATAAAGGATACAGGCATAGATTTATCAATGTTGATGGAATTCCATACAGAGCAATTGTCCTTTTATATAGATCCACTAGTAATGAGGGAGTATTGACATTGTCGCAGAATACTGGTGTAGAAGTAATTCAGATTACTTCCTTGAAAATACTGGAAGACGAACTACATTTCAACGAGATATCCAGCATTAGTCTGGAACCTATTTCAAACCTAATACAATTCAATTTACACGACGAAAATATACTGAAGCATAGCATAACTATTCCAATTCACAACGCAATCCTTGAGTACAGCGTTTTCAATTTTTATTCAAACTAGTAGCCCTAATTCTTCCATAGAGTAAATTTTACATCGTTCTACACTACAGTATACATGAAATGGTGTCTAAAAATGACAACTCATCTTGCGACAAGGATAAGAATTTATtatgaacttcttctttgctacCGAAAGTGTATAGAGTTCTGTTGTAGATTGAGATATTTGGGTAGATATTGATTTCGTCGACGTATTTCGGGGAATATTTCTCAAACCAATAGTCGCTTTCTCTAGAGTTCATTTTGAAGGCTAAAGACGGCAATTAATCGGAATATAGAATTTTAAGGAGACGAAATCATTAACGGCCATATTAAAGTGCTAATCCTGGTAGTGTTTATATCCCACTAGGATAGTGATCCTGCTGGTCAAATTCACATGCTATTGATATCATTTCCGCCTGTAGTCCACTACACAAGATCGGCCATTGGCTCTTTTTCCAATGCTGCCGACCTGCAAGAAGGTAAGGGACTTTGAACGGCCCTGCTAGAATTTCAGTTCGGAGCTGTTTCCGCATACCTTTTACGCCAGGTGTATCTTGATGAATTCCGACACTTCCTGTAAAACTCCATTCAGCTGTGTAGTTTATTTTTTTCGAATTTACATGTAAAATTATGGAGTAGCTGCAGACATGAAGCATTGTGTATATAGCCGACCATGCATAATTCATTACCTCCCCTGAAGCCACTTAACTTTTAGGCATAGAATACATTTGGTGGTCGCAATttatttctctttcagAATGGATAAGGGTTCTTGTGAAACATCCGTATATTCGCACGGCACCTCAATGAAATTACAGTGATCCCTCCTTTCATTTTTGTATCCTACTGTTTCTAagatgaaatgaaattgttcttttcGCATTTGGTTATCATTTGTGGATACATTGTCAGTATCTCAAATCCTTAAAAAGGTTCCTTCTGCCAAAAATATTGATAGTGTTTGAAGCTTTTCTCCTATCAATTTATCATCATCACGATCATGTTTTCGATTTCTGAAGTATGTcctttcattttcttaaGAAATCTCTTTCATTTCTAGCATTGACAAAATAGTCTTTTAAGTTCCTTGATTCGGATTTAATTAACTGGAAGCTAGTTCTTGGGTTGTTGTCAACTGGAAAATACGTATTTGATACTTATTTGAAGTATCGCCAATACGAGGTATTGCAACAGAAGTCAATCCCAGCTTCGATTAAAGCTGAAATTGACCCTAATGACTTCGAAAAATCAACCGATTATAATATTGCTAAGCTTAAACTAAGCGTCTTCAACAATACCTATTACTTGTTTCAAAGATTATTTACTATTAGAACCAATATATTTTACTCCCTTTGGCAGACTACTGGATTATTAATGTCAAGAGCCATTCCTTTTCTACCCCAATTCATGAAAGGCACCATCACtcattctcttttcttttataCAACCATCCTGCTTATTTCAGAAATAATAGATTTGCCGTTTTCGTACTACCGAGAATTTGTTGTGGAAGAGAAATTTGGTTTTAACAAGCAAACTATTGGTCTTTGGCTCAGAGATCACATTGTTGGGTTTGCCTTGAACACTGTTATTGTTAATGGTGTACTTTCAGGATTGTTGAAAGTCTTTGAAATATATGGAGAGTCATTCATCGTCTATGCAACTGGCTTCTTATTTGCTGTTTCTTTGGCTTTTTTTTCATTGAGTCCTTTTATTGGACGTCTCTTCCATAAGTACACTCCTTTGCAAgatgaaaatttgaaacatcaaattgaaaacttAGCAAGCAAGTTAAATTTCCCGAAGACAAATATTTTTGTTATAGAtggttcttcaagatcgtCTCACTCAAATGCTTATTTTGTTGGATTACCATGGTACAAAGAAATTGTGATTTTTGACACTTTGATAGAAAAACAAACAACTGAAGGAGTTGTAGCAGTTTTGGGTCATGAGCTAGGGCACTGGAAACTCAATCATATACCAAAATTGATGCTAATTCAATTATTGGATTTCACACAGATCTTCGGTCTTTTTGGTGTCtttatcaacaacaagtccTTATACTCCTCTTTTGGATTCACTGAAAGCCAACCAGCTATAGTTGGATTGGTATTATATTGGATTATTAAGGAACCAATTTCAAGTGCCACGAGATTTGTTACAAATATATTCTCCCGCAAGTTCGAGTGCCAAGCAGACGAATTTGCTAAGAATTTAGGGTACCAGGATGACTTATCCAAATCGCTATTGAAGTTGCATATCAGCAGTCTGTCAGTAACAAGCACCGTTTGGTTGTACTCAGCCTATTATAATGGCCATCCGTTATTATCCGAAAGATTAAGTGGTTTAGGCTACATCTCCAAGGAGAAGATTTCAAGGGAAACCAAATCTAAGCCATTAAAGGAAGATTGAGAGGCTCTTGGTTTGATCTAAATTTGATAAGtgttctttttttttttgccTTATATAGTAGTGCGAAAGTTTTCAAAATGAATCACCAGTGTAGCATTTCTGAAGATAGGAAAATCAATGTACACATTTGATCTCATAACCAGCCTCAAAAAACTTGAAACCATAAACAAATAAGTTGGATTTTCTTCGCAGCAAACAAGTTGGACAGTAATCAATTACAAAGTCGTCTACTGCCGGTTGCAACAGAGAGAGTGATCTATTCGAACGTAGCTAAGCAGGTTGTGCCTCCACGAAAGTTGCTTATGTCACGTTCTTAATCACGTGACAATTTAGGCGTGAACTACCACCCTTTAACATTCTGATTAAATGGATATAGACTCCATCAATGAACTGGAAGGGCCCCATGAGGACTCTTCCCGCTTCAACGTTTCCAATAAAGCTTTAAACGAACCCAAACCGTCAGATATTGGCCGAAAACGACACAGTGACGTCGCACGCGATGATCTGATGGACCTTGATGGTGAGTTCTCAGATGCCGTAGAAACCGGCGAATTCGAGCCATCTTTCGTGACAGCAAGGTCAACTACTGCTGATGACTCTCTTGCCGCTACCCAAGAAATCTCAAATGTCCTGAACACCTTGAATGAAGAGCCAGAAATGTCCATTATGGACAGCTTTGAAACTTCAGTTTTAAAGATTTCTGACGGAACTTATGCAGGACTATACTCTTCATGGTCCAAACAGTCTGGCTTCTGGGGAAACGAAATGGtgtgaaaatttttcacgaAGAACGATGAGACTGAGAGATGAAGGGGTATAAATACTTCTCGGATAAGACTATCTATTCCATGTATAACTTATATAACTTAACTTCTCTTTTATACTTGAAAGCTTGAATAGATTTTTACCCGAAGAAATCACTAGATATACTTTTCTAGACCTTTGGTATTACTATTTCTAGAGTCAACTCTCCACTCGTGTTTTTTCTCCCCATCATTTCTCCCCCACTTCACTCTTATTTCGACGACTCTTTTATCTAGTGACTGGACTTGTAACGACTAGTAGACAACCCCATCatgcaattgcaaatctCTCTAAAGTTAGAAAATTGGAGATGATTATATGCAGTCGCGATTGTAAATCTATGGAAACAAAAGTTCGCTATATTCGATATAGAATATGGAAGTCACTCCACGAGATAGCTGACCCACAATTAAAGGTCAAGCTGTCATATCATAAGGTAACCCTGGGATTAGTGGGTTGGCAATGTTATAAATAGGCTCAGACTCCTGAATTTGGAATAATGTTGCATTGAGAGTTGAACTTTTTTACCAAGAGTTAGTTATATCTCCTACTAAATGTACGAAGCCTGTTATTTTTTCATGAATAACTCTCAGCGCCCCAAAACAATAATGACGCCATGTGCCTATCTTTCCGACAATTTACTTATTTACctttttgtttttgttttcacTAATCATTTCAAAAAGCTCCACTTCCAACATGGACGTGATTAGAAGAATGTCTACGGAATCCTTCATAACTCTCAATTGTAATTTCTTGAGTGGATTCTTTGACCCTTGGTGTCGACTGATCCTTATTACTCAAAAATGGTCTCTTGACTTTACTTTTACACAGCGCTCAAAACTCTTCGATGGCATTTAAACTAGGAGAATATGAATAACACAAGTTCAAGCCCACTCGGGGCAAGTAGCAAATGAATATCGCGACGCCTGTGGATAGATGCGTTATCAAAAATCAAGTATTTCAAGTCTCATAACTCAGGATTGTTTTTCACTTGCTAAATGATAGGCTTGATGAAATAATAAAAATGGTTAGCGGTGGTACCTTTGCTTCCTGTATCAGCTGCATTCTTACCATAGTCaagttttctctttttATTGGACGCTGCTGGTGTTCTAGTCTTTAACTCGATATAAACCTTGAGGAGATATGGCACTCAGAAATGAAACGGTGAGACCACGAGTCAGAGAAGTAAGAGATGCCTTCCCACCCCCTGCCGACCAGCCATATTCACGTCTCATACTGTTACCAGCTTCATCTACAAAAATACAATTCAGGTTAAAGTCAAGcatatatttatattcaTTTGCCCattcaagtctttcttgtcttAGCTTGTCCAGACTTCTTCGTATTTCCCACTTCGAAATTCTGTATAGACTAAACTTACAGACTTTAGATATAATAAGAGTAGAAGATTAAAGAAGAGATTTGACAACCGGAAACACAGGCCATTGAATTGTTGGTTTATTGCACCGCCCCCCCAAGTACATACTTATGGTTTGTATTGAATTTTTGACTATTGGTTCAGGGATCCCATACGAATTGCTGAATATTTGCTAGCTCGGCTCTTATATGTTGTTGCCATCTGGATGTATGCATTTCAATGCCCAGGTGCTTTCAGCTTATTTTCATTGTGTCTCCGTGTCAAGCCAGTAAATCTCTTGGGTCCTAGTTTACTTCAGTTGATCATACATGTGGCAAGATATTCAAGTAAATAGAACTGTTTTCCATTTATTTCAACTACAAGGCTTCATAAACATTCTTTCATAGCCTTAGCTTGGTATATGGTTATAATAATAGCAATGAGAAAATACAACtctcttcatcagttgaattcttcattgcATCATTTTATTTGCACCTAATTATGGTTCCCGTTCAATATTACATGCCCACATTGCAAGCatatcaattcttcaacctAACAATATAAAGTTTATCAGGTGCTTCAAGAACATGACTTGGAGACATTACTTTTAAGATTGGGccaacaattgcaagttaagaaaaatgaagataaaaaTAGACAATGTAAATTGTTAGAATTGAGTAAAAAATGGTGATGTATTATGAATATTGTTGAGTTAAGCTTAAACTAACACATGAATCAAAAGAGATTATCGGCTGCTTTAATATATGCAAGTATATTCGTACTCGTAGATATGACTAAGGACTTACATTCGCAAAGACAGGCAGTTATGAAATTCTCACAGTAAAATACTAAAAATAATAGAATGGAAAATAGGAATAAtaataaagaagaaataagGAATAAAGCGAAATGTTTTCATACCCTCAGCATCACTAGGTACACCCATCCGCTCTGTAACTTAAACAAAAGTCAAGTGTTTTGTTTGCGTAAACAACACCAAAAATTTCACAACTCAACCCTGCATTAACACATTGTTGAATACACCAACCAGCTTTTGCAGAAAGCCAATCTCCTGTAGCAGATATAGGTGCACTCCATGATACACAACATCCTGCGAGGCAATACGATCTTGGAGAATCACTAAATACATCTCCACCATGATTATACTCAAGGTCGTCGGCCAAGGCCTGACAATTACCAGCATTAGGAGCATGACTTCCATCACAACTAGTGCTATCTCTGGCGATATTTTTCGACTTACCGCagtcttcaatttggaTCTGTTGGTAGAACAATGACAAATCTGCGTTTCCTGAACTTGCTGATAAGGTAGAAGTATCGTTGAGGCTATTGATATCCAAAAATTTGCATACCTCCTGCTTgaaagctgaagaagaactaaGTTCGACTTGCTCGTCTTGTCCGTTGAATGCGATGTAATTATACAAGTACAATCTATCACCAGTTGCACTTGCTAACTCTGCATCTTTAAGCAATGAATGCAATTGAACCAACTTGTCGAAAGCATCAAACAGATAAAACGAGAAGTCTTTAAAGTAGGAATCGTACTCGCTTCTCTTATTGTAAACCAACGAAGCAGCTTCTACGGAAATAGTTCCGTTGCcctttgaaaagttgtgtTCCTTGTTaataaaagaagataatgaatTGTAGTAAGCAGGATCGTTGATTGCCGCAGTGACAATGCCGAGAAAGCTaagaaaaattgaaacCAAAATAGAAATCATGTCAAATTGttaattttcttgaaaagtttgtTTGGATCACCTAAGTAATGGTTGAGtgaatttcaattgctcTGAGGAATGCTTTCTTTAGTTATTTATATATTGCGAATCGTGTCAATGTTTAAAATATAAAAATTATGTTCATCCACATTGCAGTCAATAATACTTAGGCAATTCTAATTTGGACTGCAATATCATATGAATTTTTTCAAAGAGATACATATTGGTGCATGTGGCCCTATTCTGATCCCCGTGATCCCAATTCTGGTGCTCGTGGGCCAGTATTCATTGCTATTGTAACTGAACATATACAAATTTGGAGAACGTGAAAGACAGAAGTTTTTTGCAGTCGATATTACATACAGGAATACTTTTCACGCCTCTGCATACGTTTTCTTCGTGCATGCAGTATTCGGTGCAAATTCGTTtctatttttcttttggaGCCGCTACTGTTATATCGGTCCAATGTCAAAttcaattattttctttgtatttttgtttcttttaAAATATAAGGTTCGTCTAAACGCAGACACAAATAATTTGTAGATTATACATATGTACTAGGTACAGGTACTAATGCTTAAAATGATTTGCATGGTATGGTAAAATTTCAAGGCGCCTAGTTTGGTGTATACTAATCAACTTTAAGGTCAATTGTTGGGGTATGGTTAAGTGATCGTCCAAAACATTTAAGGTTAACCGGAACCAACGTGCTTACAGGTAAGATATTAGGTTGAACCTATTGGTTGCACAACATGACTTCTGCTTGATTTGTCTCCCTtagcttcttcttattAGAAAAATGTAGCAGCGACCCAATTTAGAAGTAGATCAATATTTCAGTATTTTAAATTATATACTCCGCAAAATGTATGCTAAAGTGATGAGTTCTGTAAATAAGCCGCGTTCGTTTAACTAAGCAAAATAGTTCAAAAAATACTGAATCTGAACCCAGTAATGTATTAGAATTTATTGGAAACCATGTTACATGCAAAATAAACGCGGAAACTCTCGAACAATTCCTAGCATGTGCAGAATTGAATTTCATAAGCGGAGAAACGTGGATATAACGTCCTGTTTGATCAGACCTAGAAATTGAGAATAGTTCTTAAACTGGTGGTTTCCAACTTATAGCCCTCCTAAGAACGAAGATAAACAAGTGGTCCTCCATCATGATGTTTCATGTACTCCTATATCTTATTTTAAATTTCTGTTTGGTCAACGCTGTTATGACGACTTCTTATTCTAAAGCAATAGGCTTGTTCACAAGTGGAACAGCGTCTTTTGCAAAGAATTCTGGGGTGATCAGAGTAGGTTCTAGAGATGCGCCTCGTGATGGTATTAATCCGTATTTCGTTCCTTTGAATTTCTACCTGTTTGACAACTATTCTAAGTTGAAAGCGATTTCTAGTATACTaaatgctgctgttgaagcTGGAGCTACCGGTGACATATTGTATTTGTACAATTACATTGCTTTTAATGGTGAAGAAGGGAATGTGGCCTTAACAAATTATACTTCAAACttcaaagatgaagtttGCCTATTTTTGAAGACATACGAAGCTAATTCAACATTAGAATTATCAGAAACTACAGCGGACAAGAAGCTATCTACGTATTATAAGAATTTCCCAGTTGGAGATTGCGGAGGGGATGTCGGTGGAGATTTCAGTTCTCATGGATATAAGACTtaatttggaaaacttcaGTTAGTTCGGAAAATTAGACTGATATGTATAATTGTTTATTACACTATATAGCGCTTTCCACATGTTGAATATATGTTCTATATATTCACTCTTacttttctacaatttgaattgtttAAATCTAAGGCGTAGTTGCTGTCATTCAATCCAGCCGACTATTTACTCTTGGCTGAAATCGAATACATCAACTTATGTCTGGCACAAGGCTATTTCAtaaatctacaattatGAATTGTTGGTAATTCTATAAACCTACCAATAGATGCGTACTAGGTCGTAGAAAAAGTAAAATTCTAAGCATTGTGTGGCGATGAAAAGTATTCATATTAGAAACAATGGTAACAACAACCAGTaaaacagaattggtgACAGCAGATGACCCGATACATGAAGAACACAATGATTCTAGCTGTATGGATCGAAAACGGTTTGTAACTTGGTATTTCTGAATATACGCATGCCGGCAGTGCTTccattcttgaaatcaCATCGTTTTCTGGCGAGGATGAAGTTCCTTTCCACAAATGATAGTCCTCTTGaccagaaaagaagaaacgaAAAACTTGCAATAGAATATAACATACCAACAATTAAATCTAGTCGCCAATGGTGATCCAAGTAGATAGTTGCCCACCACTGTAAAACAACGTAGAGTAGGTAGGCGATCTTTACTCCCATATTTCGCGAATAATATGATACAAATAAGAATACCATCACCGCCATTGCCGAATGCAATGATGGGAGTGCTCCAAATACTATTGGAGATATATGAAAACCAGCAGTATGAATATGTGTACCCATGATCATGTCTATTCTTATGAGCCCAGCAGCAAAGCCAGGCATATCATAATCAGGAATTGTCTCTTCACCATAAAAATAAATATACCATGGAGGCACGTTCGGAAATATCAAATGAGTAACAACACCTGCTATGTTCTGAATACCTAGACCCAAAGAAAACAATCTAAGAGCACCAGGAGGTTGAAATAAATATAACCAGATTGCAGTGAAAATTGGGGCGACGAGATGGCAAACAACATACAAGAACCAGGCTAGTAAATCCTTAGGAGTTCGTATGGGATCCCTGAACCAATACACAAGATTCAATATAAACCATGAGGTAGGCACTAGAATCGGTGTAGCAAGACACCAGCAATTTAATGGTTTGGTCTTCGGGGTTTCAAGACTTTTTGATACTCTTCcattgttgttattgtaatgttcaacaaataaCTCTGGATTCAGGTCCCGTTCGAAGAAAGGTGTCACATCTGCATCTAAAGAGTGAGGTGAGTTCAACAAGGTAGCATCCATGGGAATAGTGGTTACCTGCAATTCTAGTTCCTCTGCAACAGAGAGTTGATCGGAATTGTTATACTCCAAACGAGAATCGGATTCAGAGATCATGTAACGATATTTTATCAAAGCTCCACACAAAGCAACTAGGAACGATAGAGAAGTTATGCCATATATAGGATACAAAAATATATCAAATATGTATCGATCTAGTGTCATGGCAAGTTTAACGTGAATTGGTGGCCTGGTCCAATTGGGAATTAGACCAGCATTTTTGAATATCAGCAACCATATGAGGACGGGTGAAAAACTGATGAAAAAATTGAGAATAAACTGGAAAATATTTCTCCCATTTAAAACCGATAAAACAACCCGCCTCCATAATTGAACAATGATAACCAATGCTCCCAAAACatgatttttcattttgaaaaCTAAATTAAGAGAAGGGATATGGGAATTAAATATAGCGATGCTGCTATGATATGTCTACTTATATGAGAAAGGAGGCCCAGAAAGTTGATTGTTTTCTAGGAAGCATGATTTGGTTCAGTGAATCCACGTTCCACAATTTTTGGAGCCACCCTGAAATTGAAGCCCTATTGAACTTTGCAATCCTGTCCACATGCGACTTTTTTATTTCTGTTTTAGAATTTGGAGAGTTGAAATATTTGTTTATGGAATTCAGTTGTGTAACAACAATCAGTAGGTCACAGTTGCTCATTTATTATCGAAGTGCATAATTGTCATATGCACTATACTATCGAAGTCTTATTTAGAGACATTTacgaaaaaaaaaaattacGTAATGCTACAGCTAAACTTTAAAGTTTCATAATTGAAGACATActaaattgaaaaaaacGTGCTATTCCATGCAATCATAGCTGAAAATGGCTCTCAATGCTTTCAAACACCCTGGTAGTTACTGTCCTTATGCATGGATGTGGAAGAATCGCCATATAGAGTTTGATACTAAAGTTTTCCATATTTTTGGAAGACTTTGTCTGCGCCGTCATAATTTTTTGGTCTGTAAACAGTTCGTGGTATATAAACAAATTAATATAACTATTATGCCATCTATATCGCCTGAATTCCTATACTGTTTCTTTCTATGCTTTCTGCTTCGGTTTAATGAAAGCTGCATCTGTCTTCTACTGTTTCCTCGGCTTCTTCTATCTGGTACATGCACAGAGGAGAGGTTATCAAGAAGCGATGTTCCTATTCACCAAAAGCTATACTTCATTTGGATACCATTCTGGTATCATCAAAGTACCTGTTGAATCAACAATTTTTGAGTTTTCCCCTTATTTCAAGGAATTGCACTTCCATCTGTATGA includes these proteins:
- a CDS encoding predicted protein (go_function molecular function unknown), whose amino-acid sequence is MKLDTSHMRYLTSDDFKVLQAVEIGSRNHELVPTTLIHSIGGLKSPSGTNRAIGDLAKLKLVNRLRNAKYDGFRLTYSGYDYLALKSMLNRQTVYSVGTTIGVGKESDIYSVSDPQGVQKVMKIHRLGRTSFKTVKNNRDYLKNKSTSNWMYLSRLAAEKEHEFMVVLYNNGFNVPEPFDSSRHCVLMEWIKGIPMKHLRKHRDYRKLYSELMNFIVKLANHGLIHCDFNEFNIIIRDDSEASKHEFDFVVIDFPQCVSIEHPDAKQYFDRDVEGIRSFFEKKFRYAPSHDATMFDTEGYGDGYKYAYPNFKRDVIREKSLDVEVKASGYAKKTTGVKEDKDLEKAVLGMRINRYEDEDDLSEFDDEDVDGEDDEDGDDYEEEEIDSDDDNQEEENERIVEMLSSGVKNLKMDKLGNYIIEE
- a CDS encoding zinc metalloprotease (go_component membrane~go_function metalloendopeptidase activity~go_process proteolysis and peptidolysis) → MFSISESFKFLDSDLINWKLVLGLLSTGKYVFDTYLKYRQYEVLQQKSIPASIKAEIDPNDFEKSTDYNIAKLKLSVFNNTYYLFQRLFTIRTNIFYSLWQTTGLLMSRAIPFLPQFMKGTITHSLFFYTTISLISEIIDLPFSYYREFVVEEKFGFNKQTIGLWLRDHIVGFALNTVIVNGVLSGLLKVFEIYGESFIVYATGFLFAVSLAFFSLSPFIGRLFHKYTPLQDENLKHQIENLASKLNFPKTNIFVIDGSSRSSHSNAYFVGLPWYKEIVIFDTLIEKQTTEGVVAVLGHELGHWKLNHIPKLMLIQLLDFTQIFGLFGVFINNKSLYSSFGFTESQPAIVGLVLYWIIKEPISSATRFVTNIFSRKFECQADEFAKNLGYQDDLSKSLLKLHISSSSVTSTVWLYSAYYNGHPLLSERLSGLGYISKEKISRETKSKPLKED
- a CDS encoding predicted protein, whose amino-acid sequence is MDIDSINESEGPHEDSSRFNVSNKALNEPKPSDIGRKRHSDVARDDSMDLDGEFSDAVETGEFEPSFVTARSTTADDSLAATQEISNVSNTLNEEPEMSIMDSFETSVLKISDGTYAGLYSSWSKQSGFWGNEMV
- a CDS encoding predicted protein; the encoded protein is MISILVSIFLSFLGIVTAAINDPAYYNSLSSFINKEHNFSKGNGTISVEAASLVYNKRSEYDSYFKDFSFYSFDAFDKLVQLHSLLKDAELASATGDRLYLYNYIAFNGQDEQVELSSSSAFKQEVCKFLDINSLNDTSTLSASSGNADLSLFYQQIQIEDCGKSKNIARDSTSCDGSHAPNAGNCQALADDLEYNHGGDVFSDSPRSYCLAGCCVSWSAPISATGDWLSAKAGWCIQQCVNAGLSCEIFGVVYANKTLDFCLSYRADGCT
- a CDS encoding repeat protein 1, translating into MMFHVLLYLILNFCLVNAVMTTSYSKAIGLFTSGTASFAKNSGVIRVGSRDAPRDGINPYFVPLNFYSFDNYSKLKAISSILNAAVEAGATGDILYLYNYIAFNGEEGNVALTNYTSNFKDEVCLFLKTYEANSTLELSETTADKKLSTYYKNFPVGDCGGDVGGDFSSHGYKT
- a CDS encoding putative inositol phosphoesterase, coding for MKNHVLGALVIIVQLWRRVVLSVLNGRNIFQFILNFFISFSPVLIWLSIFKNAGLIPNWTRPPIHVKLAMTLDRYIFDIFLYPIYGITSLSFLVALCGALIKYQELELQVTTIPMDATLLNSPHSLDADVTPFFERDSNPELFVEHYNNNNGRVSKSLETPKTKPLNCWCLATPILVPTSWFILNLVYWFRDPIRTPKDLLAWFLYVVCHLVAPIFTAIWLYLFQPPGALRLFSLGLGIQNIAGVVTHLIFPNVPPWYIYFYGEETIPDYDMPGFAAGLIRIDMIMGTHIHTAGFHISPIVFGALPSLHSAMAVMVFLFVSYYSRNMGVKIAYLLYVVLQWWATIYLDHHWRLDLIVGMLYSIASFSFLLFWSRGLSFVERNFILARKRCDFKNGSTAGMRIFRNTKLQTVFDPYS